In one window of Candidatus Woesearchaeota archaeon DNA:
- a CDS encoding protein translocase subunit SecF, producing the protein MAKLSRRERRLGFKQEKQLEVYRAEEEKPAEETNRRDKNFFLHVYDIHYKKFVIFTILLILLSLGVIGNSYMQTGDFIPKGISLKGGVSLTLPITEQVDINDLQNFLMRSSDAEFNVRELTQAGEYKGIIAESSDENPDNLIGLLEQRFGSLDKYEYRVEVMGSNLGESFFKEALIAILIAFVFMGITIFIYFRSIVPSLFVILAAFSDMIAPLAVVILLGMKLNTAGIAGFLMLIGYSVDTDILLTTRVLRGKEGTVYDRIIKAMKTGLTMTLTSFAAVLIAYFFTTSAALKEIMFILALGLFFDLIFTWFQNAPILRWHLENKGKT; encoded by the coding sequence ATGGCAAAATTATCTCGAAGGGAAAGACGGCTCGGTTTCAAACAGGAAAAGCAATTAGAAGTCTATAGGGCAGAAGAAGAAAAACCTGCCGAGGAGACCAACAGGAGAGACAAGAACTTCTTCCTCCATGTTTATGACATACACTACAAGAAATTCGTAATCTTCACAATACTATTGATACTGCTCTCACTCGGAGTGATAGGGAACAGTTACATGCAGACAGGGGATTTCATACCAAAAGGGATATCACTCAAAGGAGGCGTATCACTGACGCTCCCGATCACAGAGCAGGTAGACATCAATGACCTCCAGAACTTCCTGATGAGAAGCTCAGATGCAGAATTCAATGTGAGAGAGCTGACGCAGGCAGGAGAGTACAAAGGGATAATCGCCGAATCAAGCGACGAGAACCCTGATAACCTCATCGGACTGCTCGAGCAGAGATTCGGAAGCCTGGACAAATATGAATACCGCGTCGAGGTGATGGGCTCCAACCTCGGAGAGAGCTTCTTCAAGGAAGCGCTGATCGCAATCCTGATAGCTTTTGTCTTCATGGGCATAACCATATTCATCTACTTCAGATCAATCGTGCCGAGCCTATTTGTGATACTGGCGGCATTCTCAGACATGATAGCCCCATTGGCAGTCGTCATCCTATTGGGCATGAAGCTCAATACAGCAGGAATCGCAGGATTCCTGATGCTCATAGGATACTCAGTAGACACTGACATCCTACTGACCACAAGGGTGCTGAGAGGAAAAGAAGGAACAGTTTATGACAGGATAATCAAGGCGATGAAGACCGGCCTCACAATGACCCTAACAAGCTTTGCGGCAGTCCTCATAGCATACTTCTTCACAACATCGGCGGCACTCAAGGAGATAATGTTCATACTCGCATTAGGACTGTTCTTTGACCTCATATTCACATGGTTCCAGAACGCGCCCATACTAAGATGGCATCTGGAAAACAAGGGCAAGACATAA